A window from Mangifera indica cultivar Alphonso chromosome 2, CATAS_Mindica_2.1, whole genome shotgun sequence encodes these proteins:
- the LOC123209163 gene encoding U11/U12 small nuclear ribonucleoprotein 48 kDa protein isoform X3, translating to MNSSSTPPLDPSPHLAPIPNPCDLSATLSSLKTLISLSQQTLQNSKTPKTQNEHFLPCPYNPRHLMPPESLFHHTLRCPSPLPIDTPNYQNTLLTSSILPEQNPHFIIQDLNQELCFSLDDYIADSGFSGFFYKDCPGPVCISDIVSSNSKKTFTLPGFLSIECANVVCYSDKEVEKKTDVFDEVSFRILGSDLWFIRRELEGWTEYEYLNMCSFNVFSAILGLKRVKESNLSKWVIVNSPQYGIVIDVHLRDHIFILVRLCLKAVFREVSGIVELFKGQEFEGNLKSMSFKCPVLSKALAWLASQLSILYGKANAKLYAISIFKQCLLESASQWLFFPLDQTLTVTSDLKDGDRSSHAFQSDIRDVKVEKPVEMIAESEAREMIHDSVNSKVVFVSQVAAAVAALHERSLLEENMRELRNSQPLTSYQRMVEHAYVSNRADEERKKRPYYKPIIEHDGLPKKPPSNQESSKNKTKEELLAEERDYKRRRMSYRGKKLKRTTLQVMRDIIEEYMDEIKQAGGIGCFVKRDEEGGMPSSRPLAQDLNMNSGENNSNLFEANRGSPNYYRKQSRYDLDIKSTMYEDVLTRDQELSRRGHHEHHENYGAEDHSRSMERHKIDDLSCERNNHRREQEDNLTAFVDGRRKGDSSSVGTMRDSPNNLRKQSYCDRDGKSTIFENGLPRDHELLKQERHSNREKHGEDYYSSSMKKHRSDDWSQEKTHRREREDMELTRAKHHEIKTSSSRSI from the exons ATGAACTCTTCTTCGACACCTCCACTAGACCCCAGCCCTCATTTAGCCCCAATTCCAAACCCATGTGATCTCTCAGCGACACTCTCCTCTCTCAAAACCCTCATCTCTCTTTCTCAGCAAACCCTTCAGAATTCCAAAACTCCGAAGACCCAAAATGAGCACTTTCTCCCTTGCCCTTATAACCCCCGCCATCTCATGCCCCCTGAATCCCTCTTCCACCACACTCTCCGATGCCCATCTCCTCTCCCAATTGACACTCCGAATTACCAAAACACCCTCCTCACTTCTTCAATATTACCCGAGCAAAACCCCCATTTCATCATTCAAGATTTAAACCAGGAGCTCTGCTTTTCTTTGGATGATTACATTGCTGACTCTGGGTTTTCTGGCTTCTTTTATAAAGATTGTCCAGGTCCTGTTTGTATATCAGATATTGTTTCAAGTAATAGTAAGAAGACTTTTACTTTGCCTGGTTTTTTATCTATAGAATGTGCTAATGTTGTTTGTTATAGTGATAAAGAAGTTGAGAAAAAGACTGACGTTTTTGATGAAGTGAGTTTTAGGATATTAGGTTCTGATTTGTGGTTTATTAGGAGAGAACTTGAGGGTTGGACCGAATATGAGTATTTAAATATGTGctcttttaatgttttttctgCCATTTTGGGGTTGAAAAGGGTGAAGGAGAGTAATTTGAGCAAATGGGTAATTGTAAATTCACCACAATATGGTATTGTCATTGATGTTCATTTGAGGGATCATATATTTATACTTGTCAGGTTGTGTTTGAAAGCTGTTTTCAGGGAAGTTTCAGGCATTGTGGAATTGTTCAAGGGCCAAGAATTTGAGGGGAATTTAAAGAGTATGAGTTTTAAGTGTCCTGTTTTGTCTAAAGCATTGGCATGGTTAGCTTCTCAGCTTTCTATTTTATATGGGAAAGCGAATGCAAAATTATACGCGATTAGTATTTTTAAGCAATGCCTATTAGAAAGTGCATCACAGTGGTTGTTTTTTCCATTAGACCAAACTTTGACTGTGACTTCAGATTTAAAAGATGGAGATCGGAGTTCACATGCTTTCCAGAGTGACATTAGGgatgtaaaagttgaaaagccCGTTGAAATGATTGCAGAGAGTGAAGCAAGAGAAATGATTCATGACTCTGTCAACAGTAAGGTGGTTTTTGTGTCCCAAGTTGCAGCAGCTGTTGCAGCACTGCATGAGCGATCATTGCTTGAAGAAAATATGAGGGAATTAAGGAATTCGCAACCACTTACAAGTTATCAGCG AATGGTTGAGCATGCTTATGTGTCTAATAGAGCTGATGAGGAGAGGAAAAAACGTCCTTATTATAAACCTATTATTGAGCATGATGGACTTCCAAAGAAACCACCATCTAACCAG GAATCAAGTAAGAATAAGACAAAAGAGGAATTATTGGCTGAAGAAAGGGATTACAAACGCCGAAGAATGTCATATCGTGGGAAAAAGTTGAAACGAACAACATTACAG GTTATGAGGGATATAATTGAAGAATACATGGATGAAATCAAGCAAGCAGGAGGAATTGGTTGTTTTGTGAAAAGAGATGAAGAGGGTGGTATGCCTTCATCAAGACCCCTTGCACAGGATCTAAACATGAATTCTGGGGAAAATAATAGCAATTTATTTGAAGCAAACAGAGGTAGCCCAAACTATTACAGGAAACAATCACGTTATGATCTTGATATCAAATCTACAATGTATGAGGATGTTTTGACTAGAGATCAGGAGCTATCAAGACGAGGCCATCATGAACACCATGAAAATTATGGTGCAGAGGATCATTCTAGAAGCATGGAAAGGCACAAAATTGATGACTTGTCATGTGAGAGGAATAATCATCGAAGAGAGCAAGAAGATAATCTTACTGCCTTTGTTGATGGACGTAGAAAAGGTGATAGTAGTTCAGTTGGAACAATGAGAGATAGCCCCAATAATCTCCGGAAGCAATCTTATTGTGACCGTGATGGCAAATCTACTATATTTGAGAATGGATTGCCTAGAGATCATGAGCTATTGAAACAGGAGCGTCACTCAAACCGTGAAAAGCATGGTGAAGATTATTATTCTAGTAGCATGAAGAAGCACAGAAGTGATGACTGGTCACAAGAGAAAACTCATAGAAGAGAGCGAGAAGATATGGAGTTGACTAGAGCCAAGCATCATGAGATCAAAACATCTTCTAGCAG ATCGATATGA
- the LOC123209492 gene encoding germin-like protein subfamily 1 member 13 isoform X2: protein MKSLILSLALLALAYSFASASDPSPPQDFCVAVDDPLHVFVNGKFCKDPKLAKADDFSFSVKNPGNTNNPIGSNVTAVNVQQIPGLNTLGISAARIDFAPYGENPPHIHPRATEILVVLEGTLFVGFVTSNPNNTLISKVLYEGDVFVFPIGLIHFQVNIGKTNAVVIAGLSSQNPGVITIANAVFGSDPAINPDFLAEAFQLDVNIVKDLQKKF from the exons ATGAAAAGTCTCATTTTGTCCCTTGCTCTCTTGGCTTTGGCTTACTCGTTTGCCTCTGCTTCTGACCCCAGTCCTCCTCAAGACTTCTGTGTAGCCGTCGATGATCCCCTCCATG TGTTTGTGAATGGGAAGTTCTGCAAGGACCCCAAGCTTGCCAAAGCTGATGATTTCTCCTTTTCAGTTAAAAATCCTGGAAACACAAACAACCCAATTGGTTCAAATGTCACTGCTGTAAATGTGCAGCAAATTCCTGGACTCAACACTCTTGGCATTTCAGCTGCCCGTATTGATTTCGCACCTTATGGTGAAAACCCACCTCACATTCATCCTCGTGCCACTGAGATTCTTGTTGTTCTTGAGGGTACTCTTTTTGTTGGTTTCGTTACTTCCAATCCGAACAATACACTTATCAGCAAAGTTCTTTACGAGGGTGATGTGTTTGTGTTTCCCATTGGCCTCATTCACTTCCAAGTCAATATCGGAAAAACAAATGCCGTTGTAATTGCTGGTTTAAGTAGCCAGAACCCTGGTGTCATTACTATTGCTAATGCAGTATTTGGATCAGATCCTGCCATTAATCCCGATTTCCTCGCTGAAGCCTTCCAGTTGGACGTGAACATTGTGAAAGATCTACAGAAAAAGTTCTGA
- the LOC123209163 gene encoding U11/U12 small nuclear ribonucleoprotein 48 kDa protein isoform X1 produces MNSSSTPPLDPSPHLAPIPNPCDLSATLSSLKTLISLSQQTLQNSKTPKTQNEHFLPCPYNPRHLMPPESLFHHTLRCPSPLPIDTPNYQNTLLTSSILPEQNPHFIIQDLNQELCFSLDDYIADSGFSGFFYKDCPGPVCISDIVSSNSKKTFTLPGFLSIECANVVCYSDKEVEKKTDVFDEVSFRILGSDLWFIRRELEGWTEYEYLNMCSFNVFSAILGLKRVKESNLSKWVIVNSPQYGIVIDVHLRDHIFILVRLCLKAVFREVSGIVELFKGQEFEGNLKSMSFKCPVLSKALAWLASQLSILYGKANAKLYAISIFKQCLLESASQWLFFPLDQTLTVTSDLKDGDRSSHAFQSDIRDVKVEKPVEMIAESEAREMIHDSVNSKVVFVSQVAAAVAALHERSLLEENMRELRNSQPLTSYQRMVEHAYVSNRADEERKKRPYYKPIIEHDGLPKKPPSNQESSKNKTKEELLAEERDYKRRRMSYRGKKLKRTTLQVMRDIIEEYMDEIKQAGGIGCFVKRDEEGGMPSSRPLAQDLNMNSGENNSNLFEANRGSPNYYRKQSRYDLDIKSTMYEDVLTRDQELSRRGHHEHHENYGAEDHSRSMERHKIDDLSCERNNHRREQEDNLTAFVDGRRKGDSSSVGTMRDSPNNLRKQSYCDRDGKSTIFENGLPRDHELLKQERHSNREKHGEDYYSSSMKKHRSDDWSQEKTHRREREDMELTRAKHHEIKTSSSRSNYHNCRSSHSSTSHRRKIKVYDNAESVVQNAFADRYDPSESHDVNKNYVFNGTSHVIPE; encoded by the exons ATGAACTCTTCTTCGACACCTCCACTAGACCCCAGCCCTCATTTAGCCCCAATTCCAAACCCATGTGATCTCTCAGCGACACTCTCCTCTCTCAAAACCCTCATCTCTCTTTCTCAGCAAACCCTTCAGAATTCCAAAACTCCGAAGACCCAAAATGAGCACTTTCTCCCTTGCCCTTATAACCCCCGCCATCTCATGCCCCCTGAATCCCTCTTCCACCACACTCTCCGATGCCCATCTCCTCTCCCAATTGACACTCCGAATTACCAAAACACCCTCCTCACTTCTTCAATATTACCCGAGCAAAACCCCCATTTCATCATTCAAGATTTAAACCAGGAGCTCTGCTTTTCTTTGGATGATTACATTGCTGACTCTGGGTTTTCTGGCTTCTTTTATAAAGATTGTCCAGGTCCTGTTTGTATATCAGATATTGTTTCAAGTAATAGTAAGAAGACTTTTACTTTGCCTGGTTTTTTATCTATAGAATGTGCTAATGTTGTTTGTTATAGTGATAAAGAAGTTGAGAAAAAGACTGACGTTTTTGATGAAGTGAGTTTTAGGATATTAGGTTCTGATTTGTGGTTTATTAGGAGAGAACTTGAGGGTTGGACCGAATATGAGTATTTAAATATGTGctcttttaatgttttttctgCCATTTTGGGGTTGAAAAGGGTGAAGGAGAGTAATTTGAGCAAATGGGTAATTGTAAATTCACCACAATATGGTATTGTCATTGATGTTCATTTGAGGGATCATATATTTATACTTGTCAGGTTGTGTTTGAAAGCTGTTTTCAGGGAAGTTTCAGGCATTGTGGAATTGTTCAAGGGCCAAGAATTTGAGGGGAATTTAAAGAGTATGAGTTTTAAGTGTCCTGTTTTGTCTAAAGCATTGGCATGGTTAGCTTCTCAGCTTTCTATTTTATATGGGAAAGCGAATGCAAAATTATACGCGATTAGTATTTTTAAGCAATGCCTATTAGAAAGTGCATCACAGTGGTTGTTTTTTCCATTAGACCAAACTTTGACTGTGACTTCAGATTTAAAAGATGGAGATCGGAGTTCACATGCTTTCCAGAGTGACATTAGGgatgtaaaagttgaaaagccCGTTGAAATGATTGCAGAGAGTGAAGCAAGAGAAATGATTCATGACTCTGTCAACAGTAAGGTGGTTTTTGTGTCCCAAGTTGCAGCAGCTGTTGCAGCACTGCATGAGCGATCATTGCTTGAAGAAAATATGAGGGAATTAAGGAATTCGCAACCACTTACAAGTTATCAGCG AATGGTTGAGCATGCTTATGTGTCTAATAGAGCTGATGAGGAGAGGAAAAAACGTCCTTATTATAAACCTATTATTGAGCATGATGGACTTCCAAAGAAACCACCATCTAACCAG GAATCAAGTAAGAATAAGACAAAAGAGGAATTATTGGCTGAAGAAAGGGATTACAAACGCCGAAGAATGTCATATCGTGGGAAAAAGTTGAAACGAACAACATTACAG GTTATGAGGGATATAATTGAAGAATACATGGATGAAATCAAGCAAGCAGGAGGAATTGGTTGTTTTGTGAAAAGAGATGAAGAGGGTGGTATGCCTTCATCAAGACCCCTTGCACAGGATCTAAACATGAATTCTGGGGAAAATAATAGCAATTTATTTGAAGCAAACAGAGGTAGCCCAAACTATTACAGGAAACAATCACGTTATGATCTTGATATCAAATCTACAATGTATGAGGATGTTTTGACTAGAGATCAGGAGCTATCAAGACGAGGCCATCATGAACACCATGAAAATTATGGTGCAGAGGATCATTCTAGAAGCATGGAAAGGCACAAAATTGATGACTTGTCATGTGAGAGGAATAATCATCGAAGAGAGCAAGAAGATAATCTTACTGCCTTTGTTGATGGACGTAGAAAAGGTGATAGTAGTTCAGTTGGAACAATGAGAGATAGCCCCAATAATCTCCGGAAGCAATCTTATTGTGACCGTGATGGCAAATCTACTATATTTGAGAATGGATTGCCTAGAGATCATGAGCTATTGAAACAGGAGCGTCACTCAAACCGTGAAAAGCATGGTGAAGATTATTATTCTAGTAGCATGAAGAAGCACAGAAGTGATGACTGGTCACAAGAGAAAACTCATAGAAGAGAGCGAGAAGATATGGAGTTGACTAGAGCCAAGCATCATGAGATCAAAACATCTTCTAGCAGGTCCAATTATCATAATTGCAGATCATCTCATTCATCAACTTCTCAtcgaagaaaaataaaagtctaTGATAATGCAGAATCTGTGGTACAAAATGCATTTGCAGATCGATATGATCCTTCAGAATCTCATGATGTGAACAAAAATTATGTCTTCAATGGCACTAGCCATGTCATACCAGAATAA
- the LOC123209163 gene encoding U11/U12 small nuclear ribonucleoprotein 48 kDa protein isoform X2, whose protein sequence is MNSSSTPPLDPSPHLAPIPNPCDLSATLSSLKTLISLSQQTLQNSKTPKTQNEHFLPCPYNPRHLMPPESLFHHTLRCPSPLPIDTPNYQNTLLTSSILPEQNPHFIIQDLNQELCFSLDDYIADSGFSGFFYKDCPGPVCISDIVSSNSKKTFTLPGFLSIECANVVCYSDKEVEKKTDVFDEVSFRILGSDLWFIRRELEGWTEYEYLNMCSFNVFSAILGLKRVKESNLSKWVIVNSPQYGIVIDVHLRDHIFILVRLCLKAVFREVSGIVELFKGQEFEGNLKSMSFKCPVLSKALAWLASQLSILYGKANAKLYAISIFKQCLLESASQWLFFPLDQTLTVTSDLKDGDRSSHAFQSDIRDVKVEKPVEMIAESEAREMIHDSVNSKVVFVSQVAAAVAALHERSLLEENMRELRNSQPLTSYQRMVEHAYVSNRADEERKKRPYYKPIIEHDGLPKKPPSNQESSKNKTKEELLAEERDYKRRRMSYRGKKLKRTTLQVMRDIIEEYMDEIKQAGGIGCFVKRDEEGGMPSSRPLAQDLNMNSGENNSNLFEANRGSPNYYRKQSRYDLDIKSTMYEDVLTRDQELSRRGHHEHHENYGAEDHSRSMERHKIDDLSCERNNHRREQEDNLTAFVDGRRKGDSSSVGTMRDSPNNLRKQSYCDRDGKSTIFENGLPRDHELLKQERHSNREKHGEDYYSSSMKKHRSDDWSQEKTHRREREDMELTRAKHHEIKTSSSRICGTKCICRSI, encoded by the exons ATGAACTCTTCTTCGACACCTCCACTAGACCCCAGCCCTCATTTAGCCCCAATTCCAAACCCATGTGATCTCTCAGCGACACTCTCCTCTCTCAAAACCCTCATCTCTCTTTCTCAGCAAACCCTTCAGAATTCCAAAACTCCGAAGACCCAAAATGAGCACTTTCTCCCTTGCCCTTATAACCCCCGCCATCTCATGCCCCCTGAATCCCTCTTCCACCACACTCTCCGATGCCCATCTCCTCTCCCAATTGACACTCCGAATTACCAAAACACCCTCCTCACTTCTTCAATATTACCCGAGCAAAACCCCCATTTCATCATTCAAGATTTAAACCAGGAGCTCTGCTTTTCTTTGGATGATTACATTGCTGACTCTGGGTTTTCTGGCTTCTTTTATAAAGATTGTCCAGGTCCTGTTTGTATATCAGATATTGTTTCAAGTAATAGTAAGAAGACTTTTACTTTGCCTGGTTTTTTATCTATAGAATGTGCTAATGTTGTTTGTTATAGTGATAAAGAAGTTGAGAAAAAGACTGACGTTTTTGATGAAGTGAGTTTTAGGATATTAGGTTCTGATTTGTGGTTTATTAGGAGAGAACTTGAGGGTTGGACCGAATATGAGTATTTAAATATGTGctcttttaatgttttttctgCCATTTTGGGGTTGAAAAGGGTGAAGGAGAGTAATTTGAGCAAATGGGTAATTGTAAATTCACCACAATATGGTATTGTCATTGATGTTCATTTGAGGGATCATATATTTATACTTGTCAGGTTGTGTTTGAAAGCTGTTTTCAGGGAAGTTTCAGGCATTGTGGAATTGTTCAAGGGCCAAGAATTTGAGGGGAATTTAAAGAGTATGAGTTTTAAGTGTCCTGTTTTGTCTAAAGCATTGGCATGGTTAGCTTCTCAGCTTTCTATTTTATATGGGAAAGCGAATGCAAAATTATACGCGATTAGTATTTTTAAGCAATGCCTATTAGAAAGTGCATCACAGTGGTTGTTTTTTCCATTAGACCAAACTTTGACTGTGACTTCAGATTTAAAAGATGGAGATCGGAGTTCACATGCTTTCCAGAGTGACATTAGGgatgtaaaagttgaaaagccCGTTGAAATGATTGCAGAGAGTGAAGCAAGAGAAATGATTCATGACTCTGTCAACAGTAAGGTGGTTTTTGTGTCCCAAGTTGCAGCAGCTGTTGCAGCACTGCATGAGCGATCATTGCTTGAAGAAAATATGAGGGAATTAAGGAATTCGCAACCACTTACAAGTTATCAGCG AATGGTTGAGCATGCTTATGTGTCTAATAGAGCTGATGAGGAGAGGAAAAAACGTCCTTATTATAAACCTATTATTGAGCATGATGGACTTCCAAAGAAACCACCATCTAACCAG GAATCAAGTAAGAATAAGACAAAAGAGGAATTATTGGCTGAAGAAAGGGATTACAAACGCCGAAGAATGTCATATCGTGGGAAAAAGTTGAAACGAACAACATTACAG GTTATGAGGGATATAATTGAAGAATACATGGATGAAATCAAGCAAGCAGGAGGAATTGGTTGTTTTGTGAAAAGAGATGAAGAGGGTGGTATGCCTTCATCAAGACCCCTTGCACAGGATCTAAACATGAATTCTGGGGAAAATAATAGCAATTTATTTGAAGCAAACAGAGGTAGCCCAAACTATTACAGGAAACAATCACGTTATGATCTTGATATCAAATCTACAATGTATGAGGATGTTTTGACTAGAGATCAGGAGCTATCAAGACGAGGCCATCATGAACACCATGAAAATTATGGTGCAGAGGATCATTCTAGAAGCATGGAAAGGCACAAAATTGATGACTTGTCATGTGAGAGGAATAATCATCGAAGAGAGCAAGAAGATAATCTTACTGCCTTTGTTGATGGACGTAGAAAAGGTGATAGTAGTTCAGTTGGAACAATGAGAGATAGCCCCAATAATCTCCGGAAGCAATCTTATTGTGACCGTGATGGCAAATCTACTATATTTGAGAATGGATTGCCTAGAGATCATGAGCTATTGAAACAGGAGCGTCACTCAAACCGTGAAAAGCATGGTGAAGATTATTATTCTAGTAGCATGAAGAAGCACAGAAGTGATGACTGGTCACAAGAGAAAACTCATAGAAGAGAGCGAGAAGATATGGAGTTGACTAGAGCCAAGCATCATGAGATCAAAACATCTTCTAGCAG AATCTGTGGTACAAAATGCATTTGCAGATCGATATGA
- the LOC123209523 gene encoding germin-like protein subfamily 1 member 13 has translation MKSFILSLALLALASFFASAYDPSPLQDFCVAVDDHLNGVFVNGKFCKDPNLVKADDFSFSVKNPGNTNNPVGSNVTAINVRQIPGLNTLGIAAARIDIAPYGQVPSHTHPRATEIVVVLKGTLFVGFVTSNPNNTLISKVLNKGDVFVFPIGLIHFQVNIGKTNAVVIAGFNSQLPSVINIANAVFGSNPPINPDFLAKAFQLDVNVVKDLQQKF, from the exons ATGAAAAGTTTCATTTTGTCTCTTGCTCTCTTGGCTTTGGCTTCGTTCTTTGCCTCTGCTTATGACCCCAGTCCTCTTCAGGACTTCTGTGTAGCTGTTGATGATCACCTCAACGGTG TGTTTGTGAATGGGAAGTTCTGCAAGGACCCCAACCTTGTCAAAGCAGATGATTTCTCCTTTTCAGTTAAAAATCCTGGAAACACAAACAACCCAGTTGGCTCAAATGTCACTGCTATAAATGTGCGACAAATTCCTGGACTCAACACTCTTGGTATTGCAGCTGCCCGTATTGACATCGCACCTTATGGCCAGGTCCCATCTCACACTCACCCTCGTGCCACTGAAATTGTTGTTGTTCTTAAGGGGACTCTTTTTGTTGGCTTCGTTACTTCCAATCCGAACAATACACTTATTAGCAAAGTTCTTAATAAGGGTGATGTGTTTGTGTTTCCCATTGGCCTCATTCACTTCCAAGTCAATATCGGAAAAACAAATGCAGTTGTCATTGCTGGTTTTAATAGCCAGTTGCCTAGCGTCATTAACATTGCTAATGCAGTATTTGGATCAAATCCTCCCATTAATCCTGACTTCCTTGCTAAAGCCTTCCAGTTGGACGTGAATGTTGTGAAAGATCTCCAGCAAAAGTTCTGA
- the LOC123209492 gene encoding germin-like protein subfamily 1 member 13 isoform X1: MKSLILSLALLALAYSFASASDPSPPQDFCVAVDDPLHGVFVNGKFCKDPKLAKADDFSFSVKNPGNTNNPIGSNVTAVNVQQIPGLNTLGISAARIDFAPYGENPPHIHPRATEILVVLEGTLFVGFVTSNPNNTLISKVLYEGDVFVFPIGLIHFQVNIGKTNAVVIAGLSSQNPGVITIANAVFGSDPAINPDFLAEAFQLDVNIVKDLQKKF; this comes from the exons ATGAAAAGTCTCATTTTGTCCCTTGCTCTCTTGGCTTTGGCTTACTCGTTTGCCTCTGCTTCTGACCCCAGTCCTCCTCAAGACTTCTGTGTAGCCGTCGATGATCCCCTCCATGGTG TGTTTGTGAATGGGAAGTTCTGCAAGGACCCCAAGCTTGCCAAAGCTGATGATTTCTCCTTTTCAGTTAAAAATCCTGGAAACACAAACAACCCAATTGGTTCAAATGTCACTGCTGTAAATGTGCAGCAAATTCCTGGACTCAACACTCTTGGCATTTCAGCTGCCCGTATTGATTTCGCACCTTATGGTGAAAACCCACCTCACATTCATCCTCGTGCCACTGAGATTCTTGTTGTTCTTGAGGGTACTCTTTTTGTTGGTTTCGTTACTTCCAATCCGAACAATACACTTATCAGCAAAGTTCTTTACGAGGGTGATGTGTTTGTGTTTCCCATTGGCCTCATTCACTTCCAAGTCAATATCGGAAAAACAAATGCCGTTGTAATTGCTGGTTTAAGTAGCCAGAACCCTGGTGTCATTACTATTGCTAATGCAGTATTTGGATCAGATCCTGCCATTAATCCCGATTTCCTCGCTGAAGCCTTCCAGTTGGACGTGAACATTGTGAAAGATCTACAGAAAAAGTTCTGA